In Zonotrichia leucophrys gambelii isolate GWCS_2022_RI chromosome 8, RI_Zleu_2.0, whole genome shotgun sequence, one genomic interval encodes:
- the LOC135450748 gene encoding basic proline-rich protein-like, which produces MRFTFLGAETTAKANAPAHCLRLPLAPGRPRPPRAAPREPARPPGVPRGSTARPTGTPDRAAPQQVAEAAAGQELAPQRLQPHSPGRANGGDRDGHPYPHPALGSWHPGAAAVILPAPAGGPLFSPPKTPPPGSPALSQAAAHPTGGERRGLPPPAAAPSLAPSSHRRNGRGQPRETLRATADRPASRTRHRHPARDAPPRSALRPAGRDPSPPSPPQKSARRGCPERRSPPGKVTPRRQSPRPRHRGAGSARRPPRSARGGGGAEAGGGAIARGPRSAGLNRRRSLAAPRETIPPCREPDTGLRRERRRSRTTYRGSGAPPSACCLRAPREKPLRTPPAAPLRSLLQPPPPRGTALRARHRQPAHAGAARRARPAASPAQPSPARPAAATCRPRAHLSCAALGPRCRAGPRGEARRCCRPSPAPLYRGLRCAATRLARRVGPQPAGRARPGQVWAGRAGGGPVGRARARPRPGAGALEAPPEGAGLAAGGPSPLSSAGCRQTGLRPHRASERALCPRPVPPL; this is translated from the exons CCCCGGGTGTCCCGCGGGGGAGCACTGCCCGCCCCACCGGCACCCCCGACCGGGCAGCGCCACAACAGGTTGCGGAGGCGGCTGCGGGGCAGGAGCTGGCCCCGCAGAGGCTGCAGCCGCACTCCCCAGGGAGGGCGAACGGGGGAGACCGGGATGGACACCCCTACCCCCACCCCGCTCTGGGGAGCTGGCACCCCGGAGCAGCGGCGGTGATCCTGCCCGCTCCCGCCGGGGGCCCTTTGTTCTCGCCACCCAAGACGCCGCCGCCCGGCAGCCCCGCGCTCTCCCAGGCGGCGGCTCACCCCACCGGGGGAGAAAGGCGCGGTCTGCCGCCCCCCGCTGCAGCGCCCTCCCTCGCTCCCTCCTCCCACCGCAGGAACGGCCGGGGCCAGCCGCGGGAAACGCTCCGGGCCACTGCCGACCGCCCCGCGTCTCGCACACGGCACAGGCACCCCGCCCGGGACGCCCCGCCGCGGTCGGCGCTGCGCCCCGCGGGGCGCGACCCCTCTCCCCCGAGCCCACCCCAGAAGTCCGcccgccggggctgccccgaGCGCCGCAGCCCGCCCGGGAAGGTCACGCCGCGGCGGCAATCCCCGCGCCCCCGGCACCGCGGCGCCGGCAG CGCACGGCGGCCCCCGCGGAGcgcccggggcggcggcggggccgaaGCGGGCGGCGGGGCCATCGCTCGGGGGCCGCGATCCGCGGGGCTCAACAGGCGGCGGAGTTTGGCGGCTCCCAGGGAGACGATCCCGCCGTGTCGGGAGCCGGACACGGggctgaggagggagaggcGACGTAGCCGAACCACTTACCGAGGCTCCGGAGCTCCGCCGTCCGCATGCTGCCTCCGGGCGCCGCGCGAGAAGCCGCTCCGCACCCCGCCGGCAGCTCCGCTCCGCTCGCTCCttcagccgccgccgccgcgcgggACCGCGCTCCGCGCGCGCCACCGCCAGCCCGCCCACGCCGGGGCCgcgcgccgcgcccgccccgccgccagcccagcccagcccagccctgcccgccccgccgccgccacctGCCGCCCGCGGGCTCACCTGAGCTGCGCTGCGCTGGGCCCCCGCTGCCGCGCTGGGCCCCGCGGCGAGGCAAGGCGCTGCTGCCGGCCGAGTCCTGCCCCGCTCTACCGCGGCCTGCGCTGCGCTGCCACCCGCCTTGCCCGCCGAGTCGGCCCGCAGCCGGCGGGCAGGGCCCGCCCCGGCCAGGTGTGGGCGGGGAGGGCGGGGGGCGGCCCGGTGGGGCGGGCGAGGGCGCGGCCGCGGCCCGGGGCGGGCGCTCTGGAGGCGCCGCCGGAAGGAGCCGGACTGGCAGCTGGGGGGCCCTCGCCGCTCTCCTCGGCCGGCTGCCGGCAGACGGGGTTACGGCCGCACCGTGCCTCGGAGCGGGCCCTTTGCCCACGCCCGGTCCCTCCGCTCTGA